A section of the Humulus lupulus chromosome 2, drHumLupu1.1, whole genome shotgun sequence genome encodes:
- the LOC133819230 gene encoding uncharacterized protein LOC133819230 — translation MAKKKKREAEVHEEQKTEAKQLEIPNGDSYQKKKKKKKDKQEEGVKPKDIPTVTIALPGSIIDNTQSYELATRLAGQISRAATIFRIDEVVIFDNKSNSENYYSYHTKSDNSDENESGADFLIRILKYLETPQYLRKALFPMHNSLRFVGLLPPLDAPHHLRKHEWGPFREGVTLKERAPNSLGTLVDVGLNKNFVIDQVLDPGTRVTVAMGTDRNLDADSVRQVVSSSKPREEANMYWGYKVRYASNISSVFRECPYKGGYDHLIGTSEHGSVTKSSDLVIPTFRHLLIAFGGLAGLEECIEEDTNLKVKDASEIFHSYLNTCPQQGSRTIRTEEAIFISLQYFQEPISRALE, via the exons ATGGCGAAGAAGAAGAAACGAGAAGCAGAAGTTCATGAAGAGCAAAAAACTGAAGCTAAGCAGCTCGAGATACCCAATGGAGATTCTtaccaaaagaagaaaaagaagaaaaaggataAGCAAGAAGAAGGGGTCAAACCCAAGGACATACCTACAGTCACCATAGCCTTGCCGGGTTCTATAATCGACAACACACAGTCCTATGAACTCGCAACCCGA TTGGCTGGTCAGATTTCTCGTGCCGCAACTATTTTCCGAATTGACGAG GTGGTAATATTTGACAACAAGAGTAACTCTGAAAATTATTATAGCTACCATACAAAATCAGATAACTCGGATGAGAATGAAAGTGGTGCAGATTTTCTTATAAGAATCTTAAAGTACCTTGAAACCCCTCAGTATCTGAGAAAAGCTTTATTCCCTATGCACAATAGCTTAAGATTTGTG GGTCTGTTGCCCCCGCTTGATGCTCCACATCATTTGCGCAAACACGAATGGGGTCCCTTTCGTGAAG GTGTTACACTTAAAGAAAGAGCTCCAAACTCGTTGGGAACACTAGTTGATGTGGGTTTAAATAAG AATTTTGTAATTGATCAAGTGCTCGATCCTGGAACGAGAGTTACCGTGGCTATGGGAACTGATCGGAATCTGGATGCTG ATTCAGTTCGCCAGGTTGTTTCATCATCCAAGCCCAGGGAAGAAGCAAACATGTATTGGGGTTACAAAGTGAGATATGCTTCCAATATAAGTTCAGTATTCAGGGAATGCCCATATAAG GGAGGCTATGATCATTTGATTGGAACCTCAGAGCATGGTTCGGTTACTAAATCATCTGATCTCGTTATACCTACTTTTAG GCATCTGTTAATTGCTTTTGGTGGACTTGCTGGGTTAGAAGAGTGCATTGAAGAGGATACTAATTTAAAA GTAAAAGATGCGAGTGAAATATTTCATTCATATTTGAACACATGTCCGCAACAGGGAAGCCGAACAATTCGAACCGAG GAAGCAATCTTTATCTCTCTTCAATATTTCCAAGAACCAATCAGCCGGGCATTGGAGTAA